A genomic stretch from Pirellulales bacterium includes:
- a CDS encoding CPBP family intramembrane glutamic endopeptidase, translating to GCFEAVEAKRRLIEWAARSAASQSAVPGQPKVDSADRSRDKISNPSTIGSVLSAASDAELTAASGPTLWPIIATSTIFALMHWTYGMSSFPLFFFALGLGYVYQRTHRIWPSLVAHLLLNATSMATLWYLVTNPSK from the coding sequence AGGGCTGTTTTGAAGCGGTCGAGGCAAAGCGACGGCTTATCGAATGGGCCGCGCGATCGGCTGCTAGTCAGAGCGCGGTTCCCGGCCAACCGAAAGTTGACTCCGCTGATCGATCCCGCGACAAGATCTCCAATCCTTCAACGATTGGCTCGGTTCTATCAGCCGCTTCCGACGCTGAATTGACTGCGGCCAGCGGACCCACCCTCTGGCCCATCATCGCGACGTCCACGATATTCGCGCTAATGCACTGGACGTATGGAATGTCGTCGTTCCCGCTGTTTTTCTTTGCGCTGGGTTTAGGTTATGTTTATCAACGCACGCATCGAATATGGCCGTCGCTCGTCGCTCACCTGCTTTTGAACGCGACGAGCATGGCGACGCTTTGGTATCTGGTGACAAATCCGTCGAAATAA